A single Lolium perenne isolate Kyuss_39 chromosome 6, Kyuss_2.0, whole genome shotgun sequence DNA region contains:
- the LOC127309199 gene encoding uncharacterized protein yields the protein MEKSLVDILLEHNNTFHRGQNGWSSETWNVMVKLFLSRHPYLRMEKSQIQDKEKDLKRDYRMLKEARMQSGVGWDESQFKLQAEPHLWENLEISFGTRIKRFKTKAFPLYDSLGQLYEGSIAEGNFNFTSTSTTSREDLTQVISDDDEPEGDTEADIPERESEDEYEVMDPAPSAQSMTQVEHQVKGKRVAAARNKLPKIPKRSPKKRNSDGIVQVMERMVQVREKEVNQEQPLQKFSITRCMDALKTLDGMTGSIKIPALDVFRIADNREIFLNLVDDKDDKDGTAMTWLLGQIAKLP from the exons ATGGAGAAGTCTCTAGTGGATATTCTTCTTGAGCATAACAATACATTCCATAGAGGACAAAATGGGTGGAGTAGTGAAACGTGGAATGTAATGGTGAAGCTTTTCCTATCTCGACACCCATATCTCAGAATGGAGAAGTCTCAAATACAAGATAAGGAGAAAGATTTAAAGAGAGACTACAGGATGCTAAAAGAAGCAAGAATGCAAAGTGGGGTTGGGTGGGATGAAAGCCAATTCAAGCTACAGGCTGAGCCCCATCTTTGGGAAAATCTGGAAATT TCATTTGGTACAAGAATCAAGAGATTCAAAACAAAAGCTTTTCCTCTCTATGATTCACTTGGACAACTTTATGAAG GGAGCATAGCTGAAGGCAATTTTAACTTCACTTCAACCTCAACTACATCAAGGGAGGATCTGACACAAGTAATAAGTGATGACGATGAACCTGAAGGAGATACCGAGGCTGATATACCTGAGAGAGAAAGTGAAGATGAATACGAAGTTATGGATCCAGCTCCAAGTGCTCAGAGTATGACTCAGGTGGAACACCAAGTGAAAGGAAAAAGGGTTGCTGCTGCAAGGAACAAGCTTCCAAAGATACCAAAGAGGAGTCCTAAGAAGAGGAATTCCGATGGAATTGTGCAAGTGATGGAGAGGATGGTGCAAGTGCGTGAAAAGGAAGTCAATCAAGAACAACCTCTACAGAAGTTCTCTATTACCAGATGCATGGATGCACTGAAAACATTGGATGGTATGACAGGTTCTATTAAAATCCCTGCATTGGATGTCTTCAGGATTGCCGACAATCGTGAAATATTTCTCAACCTTGTTGATGATAAAGATGATAAAGATGGCACCGCCATGACGTGGCTCCTTGGGCAGATAGCCAAGTTACCATGA
- the LOC139832216 gene encoding uncharacterized protein has translation MDQQSLERIRKRKRDDDDELFFSILPALYLYLKNTEKTKRHSSITYGRRKVRRLLNGHLKDCLTAFRMEPEIFRWIASYLRTEGLISDSDTIKVEEKLAFFLYMLSHNASYEDLQVAFQHSASTFHDYINEFFDVVPILASRFLRPRHIDGPHSKIANDDRFFPYFENCLGAIDGSHVPVTRSPQLQAPWRNRKGSLSQNLMLACDFDLNVTFISCGWEGSAIDARVLSSALLNGFNVPNGKFYLVDGGYANTQHFLAPYRGVRYHLKEWGHGHHAPQNHMELFNYRHAVARNHIERLIGILKKRFPILNVGTFHSITNQVKIPAAAAVFHNIIKLQDGDEEWLEDQEDNIDPAVFVDLPNGDGENIQENQLHENHVLGNQLRDHIAFQMWNDYIA, from the exons ATGGATCAACAAAGCCTAGAACGGAttaggaagaggaagagggatgatgatgatgagctaTTCTTCTCCATTCTACCAGCACTGTACCTCTACCTGAAAAATACAGAAAAGACTAAACGTCATTCCTCCATCACTTATGGCAGAAGGAAAGTTAGGAGACTTCTTAATGGTCATCTTAAAGATTGCTTGACTGCTTTTAGGATGGAACCAGAAATCTTTAGATGGATTGCATCTTATCTTAGAACTGAAGGTCTTATATCAGATAGCGACACCATAAAGGTCGAAGAAAAGTTGGCCTTTTTCCTGTATATGCTATCACACAACGCATCGTATGAGGATCTACAGGTGGCGTTTCAGCATAGCGCCTCAACATTCCATGATTACATCAACGAGTTCTTTGATGTTGTTCCCATCCTAGCAAGTCGTTTTCTGAGGCCTCGACACATTGACGGGCCACATTCCAAAATCGCAAATGATGACCGCTTCTTCCCATATTTTGAG AATTGTTTAGGTGCCATAGACGGGTCACATGTTCCTGTCACTAGGTCTCCTCAACTTCAAGCTCCGTGGAGGAATAGGAAAGGGTCACTAAGCCAGAATCTTATGCTAGCCTGTGATTTTGACCTGAATGTGACATTCATATCGTGTGGATGGGAAGGTTCCGCCATCGACGCCCGTGTACTTAGTTCTGCGCTACTCAATGGTTTTAATGTACCAAATGGAAAATTTTATTTAGTGGATGGCGGTTACGCAAACACCCAGCACTTCCTTGCACCATACAGAGGTGTAAGGTATCATTTGAAAGAGTGGGGCCATGGTCACCATGCGCCGCAGAACCATATGGAGTTATTTAATTACCGACATGCCGTTGCAAGAAATCACATTGAAAGGCTTATAGGAATTCTGAAGAAACGGTTCCCAATCCTAAATGTTGGTACTTTCCATTCTATAACAAATCAAGTGAAGATCCCAGCTGCTGCAGCGGTGTTCCATAATATAATAAAATTgcaagatggagatgaagagtgGCTTGAGGATCAAGAGGATAACATAGACCCTGCTGTGTTTGTGGATCTGCCAAATGGTGATGGAGAAAATATCCAAGAAAACCAGCTCCACGAGAACCATGTGCTAGGCAATCAATTGAGAGATCACATTGCTTTTCAAATGTGGAATGACTACATTGCCTAA
- the LOC139832728 gene encoding uncharacterized protein, whose amino-acid sequence MGSPAASISSSKSTLGNLGDTPIINPTLNFAASSSSSSTTSGPFNFASILNVRLGGDNYLYWRAQVTQALRSHLLLGFLDGSFPCPPKEIDNPAYTQDATAPRRIYNLAFTSWHQQDAAILSAIMATSTEAVQGLIVFCTTAEEAWSTIAASYSSQSTARYMAIRGQLQDLKKLDSTMTVYFNKVKCLADTLTSIGQPLRPEEFVSYVLKGLDDDYEGVVDVISNRTDPISERDLFAQLVNKEQRVEAKKAELQGSQNLHSANAVSKGGGGSQSQYRGDPRPDQRPQQQFRPPNRGGYNPGRGNRGGYNPGGYNPGGGGGYRPRQDDRGGNRPTCQISGKLGHTASSCFKRFKTDYLGDNNDGRYMERQVAAATTHAHAGQTTSYNADPGWYMDTGATDHLTNHLDKLTMKENYKGTDQVHAANGNGNRRGARLELLDQDESSNGQTIHVDHAGSSCDDDPVHDSDRVIHAGSTPERASSLPVSPPSGATHRPRADVIEPRQLDFASSPGSSTSEEASAPARGLVLSRPVTRLQRGIRQPKERTDGTVAWSATCLAHAADRAASEPQDLRDALRSVRWKEAMDTEYSALLRNNTWQLVPPCSGVNVIDSKWVFKVKRNSDGSVERYKARLVAKGFRQRYGQDYEDTFSPVVKSTTIRLLLSVAVSRGWQLRQLDIQNAFLNGVLEEEVFMRQPPGFEDPTRPSHICHLKKAIYGLKQAPRAWHARLSSVLGSLGFRASTADTSLFIFSRADLIMYLLVYVDDIIVVSSSSSATDRLICQMGEAFAVKDLGRLHYFLGVEVHHRPSCLFLTQKKYAMDLLRRAGMLKCTPVSTPMTVGDKLSAHEGALLSGEDATRYRSVVGGLQYLTLTRPDLSFAVNKVCQYLHAPRDPHWAAVKRILRFVRSTVSHGLAIRATRDTLVSAFSDADWAGNSDDRRSTGGYALFYGGNLIAWNARKQATVSRSSTKSEYKAVANATAEIIWVQSLLKELGIPEVRVPILWCDNIGATYLSANPVFHARTKHIEVDFHFVRERVSQKQLQIKFISSKDQNYRGGGRGGGAPPAAHPQGAAGGSDPVAQTLPPPDPLLSAAAASRGGGGPWYRTVLGEVDVAAISSMRLGLGRRIRSQAVVGAAFPDQAAATLFTRPFVAASGGGLPWV is encoded by the exons ATGGGCTCTCCTGCGGCAAGCATCTCCTCAAGCAAGAGTACCTTGGGGAATTTGGGCGATACCCCCATCATCAATCCTACTCTGAATTTTGCTGCAAgttcgtcgtcctcgtcgactACCTCGGGGCCCTTCAACTTTGCCTCGATACTCAATGTCCGCCTTGGAGGCGACAACTATCTTTACTGGCGCGCTCAGGTGACTCAGGCGCTCCGTAGCCATCTTCTCCTTGGCTTCCTCGACGGCAGCTTCCCCTGCCCTCCCAAGGAGATCGACAATCCGGCATATACCCAGGACGCCACAGCACCAAGACGCATCTACAATCTAGCATTCACCTCGTGGCACCAGCAGGACGCCGCGATTCTCTCGGCGATCATGGCTACCTCTACGGAAGCTGTGCAAGGCCTGATAGTTTTCTGTACTACTGCAGAAGAGGCGTGGTCTACCATTGCTGCAAGCTATTCTTCCCAGTCCACGGCTCGCTACATGGCAATCCGAGGACAGCTGCAAGACCTGAAAAAGTTAGACTCCACCATGACTGTCTACTTCAACAAGGTCAAGTGCCTAGCCGATACTCTCACCAGCATTGGACAACCCTTGCGCCCAGAAGAGTTCGTCTCATATGTACTCAAAGGTCTCGATGACGACTATGAAGGCGTGGTAGATGTTATTTCCAATCGCACAGATCCCATCTCTGAACGTGATCTGTTTGCCCAACTTGTGAACAAGGAACAGAGAGTAGAGGCAAAGAAGGCAGAACTTCAGGGCAGTCAAAACCTTCACTCCGCCAACGCCGTGTCCAAGGGAGGCGGAGGAAGCCAGTCCCAGTATCGTGGTGATCCTCGCCCTGACCAGCGTCCACAGCAGCAATTCAGGCCTCCAAACCGTGGTGGCTACAACCCTGGAAGAGGCAACCGTGGGGGTTACAATCCTGGAGGTTACAATCCTGGAGGAGGTGGTGGCTATCGTCCTCGCCAGGATGATCGCGGAGGAAATCGACCTACCTGTCAGATTTCTGGTAAACTGGGACACACTGCATCAAGCTGCTTCAAAAGATTCAAGACAGATTACCTTGGTGACAACAATGACGGCCGTTACATGGAACGACAAGTCGCTGCTGCTACTACTCATGCCCATGCTGGCCAGACTACCTCATACAATGCTGATCCAGGATGGTATATGGACACAGGAGCCACTGATCACCTCACTAACCACCTTGACAAGCTCACGATGAAAGAGAACTACAAAGGCACCGATCAGGTTCACGCTGCAAACGGGAACG GAAATCGACGTGGCGCTCGATTGGAATtgcttgatcaagatgagagttcaaatggccagactattcaCGTCGATCATGCTGGATCCTCTTGTGACGACGATCCCGTGCATGACTCGGATCGCGTGATCCATGCAGGGTCTACTCCCGAACGGGCCTCCTCTTTGCCTGTTTCCCCTCCGTCTGGTGCAACCCATCGTCCGCGGGCGGATGTGATAGAGCCTCGTCAGCTGGACTTTGCCTCCTCGCCTGGGTCTTCTACGTCCGAAGAGGCCTCTGCTCCTGCTCGTGGGCTGGTGTTATCGCGGCCCGTTACTCGACTTCAGCGAGGCATTCGCCAGCCCAAGGAAAGGACCGACGGTACCGTCGCGTGGTCAGCTACGTGCCTGGCACATGCAGCTGATCGAGCTGCTTCTGAACCGCAAGATCTACGTGATGCCCTCCGTTCTGTTCGCTGGAAGGAGGCAATGGATACTGAATATTCTGCATTGCTCCGAAACAATACATGGCAACTGGTTCCGCCCTGCTCTGGTGTCAATGTAATTGATTCCAAATGGGTGTTTAAAGTGAAGAGAAATTCTGACGGGTCTGTTGAGCGATACAAAGCGAGGCTTGTGGCCAAGGGTTTTCGACAACGTTATGGGCAGGATTACGAAGATACTTTTAGTCCAGTTGTGAAGTCAACTACTATTCGCCTTCTTCTGTCTGTTGCAGTGTCCCGTGGTTGGCAGCTGAGACAGCTTGACATACAAAATGCTTTTTTGAATGGTGTTCTTGAGGAAGAAGTATTTATGCGCCAACCTCCAGGTTTTGAGGATCCTACTCGACCGTCCCATATTTGTCATCTTAAGAAGGCTATTTATGGTCTTAAACAGGCACCGAGAGCCTGGCATGCTCGACTCAGCTCGGTTCTTGGGTCTCTTGGTTTCCGGGCCTCTACTGCGGATACTTCTCTCTTTATTTTCTCTCGAGCTGATCTCATCATGTATCTACTggtctatgtggatgatattatTGTGGTGAGTTCTTCTTCTTCAGCCACGGACAGATTAATTTGTCAGATGGGAGAAGCCTTTGCAGTGAAAGATCTTGGCAGGTTACATTATTTTCTTGGTGTGGAGGTTCATCATCGACCATCTTGTTTATTTCTTACTCAGAAAAAGTATGCTATGGATCTCCTTCGACGGGCTGGTATGCTCAAATGCACCCCTGTTTCCACACCTATGACCGTTGGTGACAAGCTTTCTGCCCATGAAGGCGCCTTACTGTCTGGTGAAGATGCTACTAGATATCGCAGTGTTGTTGGCGGATTGCAATACCTTACTCTTACCAGACCAGATTTGTCATTTGCTGTCAACAAAGTATGTCAATATCTTCATGCTCCTCGAGATCCTCATTGGGCTGCAGTTAAACGGATTCTTAGGTTTGTGCGCTCTACGGTATCTCATGGATTGGCTATTCGTGCAACTCGTGATACATTAGTTTCTGCATTTTCGGATGCTGATTGGGCTGGAAATTCGGATGATAGGCGATCAACGGGGGGATATGCACTCTTTTATGGAGGTAATTTGATCGCCTGGAATGCTCGTAAGCAAGCTACTGTTTCTAGATCTAGTACAAAATCTGAATACAAAGCTGTAGCAAATGCAACGGCTGAGATTATTTGGGTACAATCTTTACTCAAGGAATTGGGCATTCCTGAAGTCAGAGTTCCTATATTATGGTGTGACAATATTGGTGCTACATATCTGTCTGCTAATCCAGTGTTTCATGCTCGTActaagcatattgaagttgattTCCATTTTGTGAGAGAAAGGGTGTCTCAAAAGCAGTTACAAATCAAGTTCATATCTTCAAAGGATCAA